The Anaerolineae bacterium DNA window GCGTCCTCAAGAATCCCCAGAACTACGAGGTCTTTAGCCCGGAAGAAGTGGGGCTGGAGCGGCAGCTGGTAGTGGGCAAGCACTCCGGGTCCCATACCATCTACCACAAGTTCAAGGAGTTCGGCGTCGAGCTCACTCAGGAGGAGTCGGCTGAGATCCTGGCCCTGGCGCGCGAGATGGCCGTGGACCTGAAGCGCGCGCTCTTCGACAAGGAGTTGATGTACATATACCGTGACTATCAGCGGCGGAAGAACCGCCGGGAGTGATCCCGTTCCGGCCCCAGCCCCCGGTCGCGCGCCCGGGGGCAAGATCGCTCGCGTGTCGCCCGGCTCCCCGGCCCATCAGCTTGGGCTCCAGCCGGGCGACGTGTTGCTCGCCGTGGACGGTCGCTCCCTCCGTGACGTCCTCGACTTCCGCTTCTATACCGCCGCCGACGAGTTCACCCTGCTCGTAGAACGCGCGGGCCAGCATCTGCTGCTGGAGGTGGCTCTCGGATCAGGCGAGCCTTTCGGGGTAGAGTTTGAGTCGGCTCTCTTCGACGGCCTGCGGACTTGCCGCAACCGCTGCCCCTTCTGCTTCGTCCGCCAGATGCCACCCGGCTTTCGGCCTTCGCTCTACGTTCGGGACGACGACTACCGTTACAGTTTCCTCTATGGCAACTTCGTCACCCTCACAAACTTGGAGCAAGATGACTGGAGTCGGCTGGCCGAGCAGAGGTTGAGCCCTCTCTACGTGTCGGTGCATGCTACCGATCAGTCAGTGCGCGACCGGCTCCTAGGCGTGCGGGAGAGCATCCCGCTCATGGACAAGCTGCTGTGGCTCCGCAGCCACCGCATCGCCTTTCACGCCCAGGTGGTGCTGGTCCCTGGGCTCAACGACGGACCTCACCTGGACCGCACCCTGGGCGACCTACTACAACTGGGTGAGTCTTGCCTGAGCGTGTCGGTGGTACCCGTGGGCCTGACCGGGCGCGCCCCGTCGCACCTGTACCCCTTCACCCCCGCGGAAGTCGAGCCAGTCATCGCTCAGGTGCGCCAGTGGCGGCGCCGCTACGCCGCCCGGCTCGGGCGCCGCACTGTGTACGCCTCGGACGAGTGGTTCCTCATGGGAGGCATCGACTTGCCGGGTGCA harbors:
- a CDS encoding DUF512 domain-containing protein, which encodes MSPGSPAHQLGLQPGDVLLAVDGRSLRDVLDFRFYTAADEFTLLVERAGQHLLLEVALGSGEPFGVEFESALFDGLRTCRNRCPFCFVRQMPPGFRPSLYVRDDDYRYSFLYGNFVTLTNLEQDDWSRLAEQRLSPLYVSVHATDQSVRDRLLGVRESIPLMDKLLWLRSHRIAFHAQVVLVPGLNDGPHLDRTLGDLLQLGESCLSVSVVPVGLTGRAPSHLYPFTPAEVEPVIAQVRQWRRRYAARLGRRTVYASDEWFLMGGIDLPGAPYYESFPQAENGVGAVRLFVDTWEADRRALATCPPPEGTRLVVCGTLIEPLWQSIAGQMRAMGADVQVTAVVNETLGPTVTVSGLLTGQDLVAALGRVPAGTTVCLPRAMFNQECALTLDGMTLHQIQDALGAPALIGAEAGDVLAPYQPEAANNDDNNSARSSGVIGRG
- the aksA gene encoding homoaconitate hydratase (in Methanococcus jannaschii this protein catalyzes the condensation of alpha-ketoglutarate and acetyl-CoA to form trans-homoaconitate; functions in alphaketosuberate synthesis which is a precursor in coenzyme B and biotin synthesis), producing VLKNPQNYEVFSPEEVGLERQLVVGKHSGSHTIYHKFKEFGVELTQEESAEILALAREMAVDLKRALFDKELMYIYRDYQRRKNRRE